One window of the Kryptolebias marmoratus isolate JLee-2015 unplaced genomic scaffold, ASM164957v2 Scaffold35, whole genome shotgun sequence genome contains the following:
- the pgm2l1 gene encoding glucose 1,6-bisphosphate synthase encodes MEDTGAPGDLNANMRCQSTGDPQLDKAVHQWLTWDRNPWTRAQVDSLVAAGRLDDLRSRLCNSLSFGTAGLRAPMGAGFNRINDLTVIQSTQGLYSYLCRCFAELSSRGVVVGFDTRGQEESGCSSQR; translated from the exons ATGGAGGACACCGGAGCCCCCGGGGACCTGAACGCCAACATGAGATGTCAGAGCACCGGGGACCCACAGCTGGACAAGGCGGTGCACCAGTGGTTGACCTGGGACAGG AACCCTTGGACCCGGGCTCAGGTGGACTCTCTGGTGGCGGCGGGTCGCCTGGACGACCTGAGGTCCAGACTCTGCAACAGCCTGAGCTTCGGTACCGCCGGACTCCGAGCACCGATGGGAGCCGGGTTCAATCGGATCAACGATCTCACCGTCATCCAGTCCACACAG GGCCTGTACTCGTACCTGTGCAGGTGTTTTGCTGAGCTCAGCAGCAGAGGAGTGGTTGTTGGATTCGACACCAGGGGTCAGGAGGAGAGCGGCTGCAGCAGTCAGAGGTAA
- the lipt2 gene encoding putative lipoyltransferase 2, mitochondrial, which produces MQAGRPLVEVVRLGLVSYHEGLQLQQLYINRLRSGPAHALAHSPAHASAQAPAHASAHAPAHAPAHGPAHALAHAPAHWVGDNKICAIGIHCGRYVTSHGLALNCNTDLSWFGHIVPCGIEGKGVTSLSRELQRDVSVEETVPHLLDAFREHFTCDIIE; this is translated from the exons ATGCAGGCCGGCAGGCCCCTGGTGGAGGTGGTCCGCCTGGGCCTGGTGTCTTACCATGAgggtctgcagctgcagcagctctacATAAACCGGCTCCGGTCCGGCCCGGCCCACGCCTTGGCCCACAGCCCGGCCCACGCCTCGGCCCAGGCCCCAGCCCACGCCTCGGCCCACGCCCCGGCCCACGCCCCGGCCCACGGCCCGGCCCACGCCTTGGCCCACGCCCCGGCCCAC TGGGTCGGAGACAACAAGATCTGCGCCATCG GAATCCACTGCGGGCGTTACGTCACGTCTCACGGTTTGGCTCTGAACTGTAACACCGACCTGTCGTGGTTCGGTCACATCGTACCCTGTGGCATCGAAGGGAAAGGCGTGACGTCGCTGAGCCGCGAGCTGCAGAGAGACGTCAGCGTGGAGGAAACCGTCCCTCACCTGCTGGACGCCTTCAGGGAGCATTTCACCTGTGACATCattgaataa